Proteins found in one Leptospira neocaledonica genomic segment:
- a CDS encoding helix-turn-helix domain-containing protein, translating to MEESNFIALSPSTRKILDRMKQAVSSDLPILFLGEAGTGKSYLGYLFHSFCKDRFPQYQVFDFSVSESEEETSDIFSKLDGKAGVTIFLEAISNLNPSLQVQLLQKIRTEKGKNRYLLSDEPDLTEKVKSGKLQESLMTEIQTLQVKIPTLRDRKEDIPPLTRFFLDLIGKRYNRKNIKISEKLGKFLLEYDYPGNLHQLKNLLEAMVSMHNVKTLDTKHLPPELFETGYKQNDNLSVRTGIPLRDYEREIIRRNLILVNGNREKAARILGISERTIYRKITEFELFDSEDGKNPPSS from the coding sequence AAAATTCTGGATCGAATGAAACAAGCGGTTTCTTCCGATCTCCCCATCCTATTCTTAGGAGAAGCTGGGACCGGAAAAAGTTATTTAGGTTACTTGTTTCATTCCTTTTGTAAAGATCGGTTTCCTCAATACCAGGTTTTCGATTTTTCCGTTTCCGAATCGGAAGAAGAGACTTCTGACATCTTTTCAAAGTTAGACGGCAAAGCCGGAGTAACGATCTTTTTAGAAGCAATCTCAAATTTGAATCCAAGTTTGCAGGTGCAACTTTTACAAAAGATTCGGACTGAAAAAGGGAAGAATAGATACTTACTTTCAGATGAGCCTGATCTTACGGAAAAAGTGAAATCTGGAAAATTACAAGAATCCTTGATGACGGAAATCCAAACTCTTCAGGTTAAAATTCCTACATTAAGGGATAGAAAGGAAGATATTCCTCCTTTAACTAGATTCTTTTTGGATCTGATTGGTAAAAGGTATAATCGGAAGAATATTAAAATTTCCGAAAAGTTAGGAAAGTTCTTATTAGAGTACGATTATCCAGGTAACCTTCATCAGTTAAAGAACCTGCTAGAAGCAATGGTATCCATGCATAATGTGAAGACCTTGGATACAAAACATCTTCCTCCTGAATTATTCGAAACAGGATACAAACAAAACGATAATCTGTCCGTTCGTACTGGAATTCCTCTCAGAGATTATGAAAGGGAAATTATCAGACGTAATTTGATCCTTGTAAATGGTAATAGAGAAAAGGCTGCGAGAATATTAGGAATATCTGAAAGAACAATTTATAGGAAGATCACCGAGTTCGAACTGTTCGATTCCGAGGATGGAAAAAATCCTCCATCTTCCTGA